One Coffea arabica cultivar ET-39 chromosome 5e, Coffea Arabica ET-39 HiFi, whole genome shotgun sequence DNA segment encodes these proteins:
- the LOC113687302 gene encoding disease resistance protein RPV1, protein MERVGGISGWVYNNSEESDLIQNIVKRILAELTNSPVVVASYVVGLDFRLEELVELLDVRQNGLQVLGLRGLGGIGKTTLAKALYNKLARHFQCRSFLSSVRENFKSRQNGPEFLQKKIVGDLSSHKVPPTFSDAKSYVLEMKRILKQNRVLLVLDDIDDAGQLKELAGSREWYSEGSRIVITTRDAAVLPTDFVDKIYEVKSLGKSESLKLFSHHAFRRENPTGAFLNLSKEIVSCTGGLPLALEVFGSLLYGKRIVEEWQDALEKLKQIRGPELQGALKISYDALDVQERSIFLDIACLFLNLEMNREDVIDALRGSYFGVETAVTTLVSRSLIKFIDSEQLWMHDQIRDMGRQIIVEENLSDVYGRSRIWNPADVLGLFQDGKGTRDIQGIVLDLEKKNFPRDKKARAIAWQQLCQTPNFTSAITYFREIYKEHHHRYATKDGEVILNSTSFESMVNLRLLQFSNVKLEGRLKRLPAQLKWLQWRKCSLRSLPSDFFPRELAVLDLSESKLERIWGWKWCWHAQQVILMYIIVWLVSRFSYFG, encoded by the coding sequence ATGGAAAGAGTTGGTGGGATTTCTGGATGGGTTTATAACAACAGCGAAGAGTCGGATTTGATACAAAACATAGTCAAAAGGATTCTGGCTGAACTGACCAATTCCCCTGTGGTTGTGGCTTCTTACGTTGTGGGACTTGATTTTCGTCTGGAAGAATTAGTGGAATTGTTAGACGTCAGGCAAAATGGCCTGCAAGTTCTGGGTTTGCGCGGACTGGGTGGAATTGGTAAGACAACTCTTGCCAAGGCTCTCTACAATAAACTTGCTAGACACTTTCAATGCCGCAGCTTCCTTTCCAGTGTtagagaaaattttaaaagtcgGCAAAATGGTCCTGAATTCCTTCAGAAAAAGATTGTTGGTGATCTTTCTTCACACAAGGTGCCTCCTACTTTCTCTGATGCCAAATCTTATGTGCTAGAAATGAAGAGGATACTGAAACAAAACCGAGTTCTTCTAGTTTTAGATGACATTGATGATGCAGGACAACTTAAAGAACTAGCTGGCTCGAGAGAATGGTACTCTGAAGGAAGCCGGATAGTAATTACTACTAGAGATGCGGCAGTTTTGCCAACTGATTTTGTGGATAAGATTTATGAAGTGAAATCTTTGGGAAAGTCTGAGTCACTAAAACTTTTTAGTCACCATGCATTTAGAAGAGAGAATCCCACAGGAGCTTTCCTTAATTTGTCCAAAGAAATTGTCTCCTGTACCGGTGGACTACCGTTGGCACTAGAAGTCTTTGGTTCTCTTTTATACGGTAAGAGAATAGTAGAGGAATGGCAAGATGCTTTGGAAAAGCTGAAACAGATCCGTGGGCCTGAACTTCAGGGTGCCTTGAAGATAAGTTATGATGCCCTTGATGTTCAAGAGCGGTCAATATTTCTTGACATTGCATGCTTGTTTCTGAATTTGGAAATGAACAGAGAGGATGTAATTGATGCGCTGAGAGGCTCTTATTTTGGAGTAGAGACTGCGGTTACTACTCTTGTTTCAAGATCCCTTATAAAATTTATCGATTCTGAGCAGTTATGGATGCATGACCAGATTCGAGACATGGGAAGACAGATAATTGTAGAAGAAAATTTATCGGATGTTTATGGGCGCAGCAGAATCTGGAATCCCGCCGATGTTTTGGGTCTCTTTCAAGACGGAAAGGGTACTCGAGATATTCAAGGAATTGTATTAGACCTTGAAAAGAAGAACTTCCCTAGGGATAAAAAGGCACGGGCAATTGCATGGCAACAACTTTGTCAAACACCCAATTTTACCTCTGCAATAACATACTTCAGGGAGATATACAAGGAGCATCATCACCGTTATGCAACAAAAGATGGTGAAGTCATACTTAATTCTACATCATTTGAATCAATGGTGAATCTGAGACTGTTACAGTTCAGCAATGTGAAATTGGAAGGACGTTTGAAACGTTTACCTGCCCAGTTAAAGTGGTTACAGTGGAGAAAATGTTCCCTGAGAAGCCTTCCTTCTGATTTTTTCCCAAGGGAATTGGCGGTCCTTGATCTCTCAGAAAGTAAACTTGAAAGAATCTGGGGATGGAAATGGTGCTGGCATGCTCAACAGGTAATTCTGATGTACATTATCGTTTGGTTGGTCTCTCGATTTAGTTATTTTGGATGA